A window of the Streptomyces luomodiensis genome harbors these coding sequences:
- the mqnP gene encoding menaquinone biosynthesis prenyltransferase MqnP: MSADSATSDLFGPEPARPGRVRAFLRLVMIEHSVFALPFAYTAALTAMQLWDGTVHWTRLLLITIAMVGLRTFAMACNRIIDREIDARNPRTAGRELVTGAMSVRTAWTGALIALAVFLGAAGLLGPLCLVLAPVAVVPMVVYPYGKRFTDFPHAILGLAQAIGPVGAWIGVTGEWSWDAVILGLAIGIWIGGFDLIYACQDVAADRAHGVRSVPARFGIAGALYGARVCHVVTTALLVWYALATDAGAFFWVGLVIVAAAFAYEHTIVRPGDLSRLNRAFFTVNGFIGIALFCCALLDLVVRGLGL, translated from the coding sequence GTGAGCGCCGATTCCGCGACCTCCGATCTCTTCGGCCCCGAACCGGCGCGGCCCGGACGGGTCCGCGCCTTTCTGCGGCTGGTGATGATCGAGCACTCGGTCTTCGCGCTGCCCTTCGCCTACACCGCGGCGCTGACCGCGATGCAGCTGTGGGACGGCACCGTGCACTGGACGCGGCTGTTGCTGATCACGATCGCCATGGTGGGCCTGCGCACCTTCGCGATGGCCTGCAACCGGATCATCGACCGCGAGATCGACGCCCGCAATCCGCGCACCGCCGGCCGTGAGCTGGTCACCGGCGCGATGTCGGTGCGCACCGCGTGGACCGGCGCGCTCATCGCGCTCGCCGTCTTCCTGGGCGCGGCGGGGCTGCTGGGGCCGCTGTGTCTGGTGCTGGCGCCGGTCGCGGTGGTGCCCATGGTGGTCTATCCGTACGGCAAGCGGTTCACCGACTTTCCGCACGCCATCCTGGGCCTGGCCCAGGCCATCGGCCCGGTCGGCGCCTGGATCGGGGTCACCGGCGAGTGGTCGTGGGACGCGGTGATCCTCGGGCTCGCGATCGGCATCTGGATCGGCGGCTTCGACCTGATCTACGCCTGCCAGGACGTGGCGGCCGACCGGGCGCACGGGGTGCGGTCGGTGCCGGCCCGCTTCGGCATCGCGGGCGCGCTGTACGGGGCGCGGGTCTGCCATGTGGTCACCACGGCCCTGCTGGTCTGGTACGCGCTGGCCACCGACGCCGGGGCGTTCTTCTGGGTGGGGCTGGTGATCGTCGCGGCGGCGTTCGCGTACGAGCACACGATCGTGCGGCCGGGCGATCTGTCCCGGCTGAACCGTGCCTTCTTCACGGTCAACGGCTTCATCGGGATCGCCCTCTTCTGCTGTGCGCTGCTCGACCTCGTGGTGCGGGGCCTCGGCCTGTGA
- a CDS encoding UbiX family flavin prenyltransferase codes for MSRRRPWVVGVSGASGTPYAASVLRALLAAGEAVDLVVSRASRLTLLDETGIAFRDAHWREDLRRWLARGADGTPDAFEVPSAVADVRHWAAGDLAAGPSSGSYPTKGMLIVPASTACVAGVALGLSKDLLQRAASVTLKERRTLVVAVRETPLNGQTLKALVTLDEAGAVVLPASPAFYAGATHIQDLVDFVAGRALDAAGVPHKLYRRWEGELGGDRGRGTA; via the coding sequence GTGAGCCGGCGCCGTCCCTGGGTGGTCGGTGTGTCCGGTGCGTCCGGGACGCCGTATGCCGCCTCGGTGCTGCGCGCGCTGCTGGCGGCGGGGGAGGCCGTCGACCTGGTGGTCAGCCGGGCGTCACGGCTGACGCTGCTGGACGAGACGGGGATCGCGTTCCGGGACGCCCACTGGCGCGAGGATCTGCGTCGCTGGCTGGCGCGCGGTGCGGACGGCACGCCGGACGCCTTCGAGGTGCCCTCGGCGGTCGCCGATGTGCGCCACTGGGCGGCCGGGGACCTGGCGGCCGGGCCGTCCTCCGGTTCGTACCCGACCAAGGGGATGCTGATCGTCCCGGCGAGCACCGCGTGTGTGGCCGGGGTGGCGCTCGGGCTGTCGAAGGATCTGCTCCAGCGGGCCGCGAGCGTCACGCTCAAGGAGCGGCGCACGCTCGTGGTGGCGGTGCGTGAGACGCCGCTGAACGGACAGACGCTGAAGGCTCTGGTGACGCTGGACGAGGCGGGCGCGGTGGTGCTGCCCGCCTCGCCGGCGTTCTACGCGGGGGCGACGCACATCCAGGATCTGGTGGACTTCGTCGCGGGGCGGGCGCTGGACGCGGCAGGGGTGCCGCACAAGCTGTACCGCCGGTGGGAGGGGGAACTCGGTGGGGACCGGGGTCGGGGAACGGCCTAG
- a CDS encoding Lrp/AsnC family transcriptional regulator: MDAVDRQLIQALRENGRASYAELGRLVGLSGPSVTDRINRLEAAGVITGYRATVDAASLGLGVTALIGIQLSDATDHEDVAQRLRALAEIEDCWFIAGDDSYMLKVRASDVDGLERTIRRLSGTKGVSRTRSTIVLSTKWENRVGELPEDIEA, translated from the coding sequence ATGGACGCGGTGGACAGGCAGCTCATCCAGGCCCTGCGGGAGAACGGCCGGGCCTCGTACGCGGAACTCGGCAGGCTGGTCGGCCTCTCCGGGCCCAGCGTCACGGACCGGATCAACCGCCTGGAGGCCGCCGGAGTGATCACCGGCTATCGCGCGACCGTCGACGCCGCCTCGCTCGGACTCGGGGTCACCGCCCTGATCGGCATTCAGCTCTCGGACGCCACCGACCACGAGGACGTGGCCCAGCGGCTGCGTGCGCTCGCCGAGATCGAGGACTGCTGGTTCATCGCGGGCGACGACTCCTACATGCTCAAGGTGCGCGCCTCCGACGTGGACGGTCTGGAGCGGACCATCCGCCGGCTCTCCGGCACCAAGGGCGTCTCCCGCACCCGCAGCACGATCGTGCTCTCCACCAAGTGGGAGAACCGGGTCGGCGAACTTCCCGAGGACATCGAGGCGTAG